The following are from one region of the Plasmodium gaboni strain SY75 chromosome 12, whole genome shotgun sequence genome:
- a CDS encoding hypothetical protein (conserved Plasmodium protein, unknown function) produces the protein MFLNLIKGLEKNEDKENVVNINIQKLLGDKTYEKRKKGAQELAELVKIILLKEENDEKKHIDKLLDEHKNNEDAGGFNITKTFSDMEANKISNNLLKADEDDELNNSEYYFKTYNDEKLKKKKNILDDIGIDDDDDNNKEYTIIDDEKERKANEEYDNKNNIDGDKKSQDKLYIKGTKEYEKINKYKKNKSVRNSNIIIDTNEINNSHIYGHGQEDGKEYNANDNLNKNNNAATDDDDDDDDDDDDEENYEDANMKRYNDSDDSVDEKDKKKKRTNLENEKDNLLYQHMNEEKYILGSEIIKKLLLDKCKENCDLDIELTKPIDNNSNNNNYIRNRNSVSSIDINKEKRKKTLNNILYDNDIYLDNFNKKYQSQKVINIISFLDNKFIQSVSSSERCGGLISLAFISISLDEKIQYYFTEILRIIISCINDADSKVRYYVCESLYNLCKVSRKYIFHNIEDIFDCLYRIFSDSCPNVKSGGIYLDNLIKDLVCSYNNIFYIYKIIYILKDKIYIENTNVRQLIISWLFFLQNIPTINIFEYFHFFIKDLFLMLSDENKDIQKQANQCLDIYIDKIVTSNYEQCRTFFKHIAYVILEFCGHKNTVIKHKSLLWIYHFINILNIHFYNIFDSSTKKNNTFLIELLKKIIASTSDVCFDIHYTARKCNELLISYVKFTYLESAPLITKLVCLIINTKIDKSELVVSANKDSTNYKNYQKKYFSRRKKLHKDLMYDRGNNLPDGVIPSQGYNNNEMTVEENNKMADQEDNKLNNLVKQHENISNKGRNESSIIKNKNDDDNENDYSIYKDDESYITNIGNERKVKNSLFHNDENDVEEDSLLNVNCFNNVTAEDEDFIHMNDTDKKDNRRDQNGSYNKANNKEIINANNKKKNDKHKDNKNDDNNNNNNNKNNINDVKYNNDNNSLNNSNDNASESLSFESYNLFYKKENYSYEGQNKPLNTQTSKEENYNCKIIYNHEKLINELKEKKLLMGDVSKGEAYYINKIIKKKGNNNNIDDNEDDYFNDNDDDDDDDDNIFYDNLEKRNIYPVITCLQWLIEILIYKSNEIKTYYDEIIICIFKCLKNDDNKVLLLSLTVLSAMCGTVDNKFHFYEKISLNLINIFKNDENLLIHKGKVIVQHISRCLNNKKFYAYLCYLLIKENNFTFVNKFVQVLNWVLLTSDETKYLRNVLFLKKYYNIFSLILIAWFHNPLSAISFLLWLQKYELAYYISSYLTLLDVNSDFFHQLDNFIFLFESPVFSKQRIHLIYPKNYPFLIKSLMILSLMLPLNTSNNILQKRLQISQLSILTSNEKMHTFFDIHNHNGLYHIEDNYDNKEIDNKINEQDKLKKRESCQLNIYENTEEFIQLCKMGNEEQTKEYNILEKTDTEKHNEEELWNNRYNYLLTNIKRKFLKDTITNDNHNNNTHRVSYKNDECNEFVHIFKTVLKTHKIIKYYS, from the coding sequence atgtttcttaatttaataaaaggTTTAGAAAAGAATGAAGATAAGGAAAATgttgtaaatataaatatacagAAATTATTAGGTGATAAAACATACgagaaaagaaaaaaggGAGCACAGGAACTAGCCGAGTTAgttaaaattatattattaaaagaagaaaatgatgaaaaaaaacatatagATAAATTACTAGAtgaacataaaaataatgaagatgCTGGGGGTTTTAATATTACGAAAACGTTTTCTGATATGGAAGCTAACAAAATTTCTAATAATCTTTTAAAAGCtgatgaagatgatgaattaaataatagtgaatattattttaaaacttataatgatgaaaaattaaaaaaaaaaaaaaacattttagATGACATAGGAATagatgatgatgatgataataataaggaaTATACTATAATTGATGATGAGAAGGAGAGAAAAGCAAATGAAGAATATgacaataaaaataatattgatgGGGATAAAAAGAGTCAAGATAAACTATATATTAAAGGTACTAAGGAATAcgaaaaaataaacaaatataaaaaaaataaaagtgTGAGAAATTCtaatataattatagaTACAAAcgaaataaataattctCATATTTATGGTCATGGGCAAGAAGATGgaaaagaatataatgCTAATGATAATCTTAATAAAAACAACAATGCTGCTActgatgatgatgatgatgatgatgatgatgatgatgatgaagagAATTATGAAGATGCAAATATGAAACGCTATAATGATTCAGATGATAGTGTAGATGAAAaggataaaaaaaaaaagagaacaaatttagaaaatgaaaaagataatttattatatcaacatatgaatgaagaaaaatatattttaggatcagaaataataaaaaaattattattagataAGTGTAAAGAGAATTGTGATTTAGATATAGAACTAACGAAGCctatagataataatagtaataataataattatattcGTAATAGAAATAGTGTTTCATCtatagatataaataaagaaaaaagaaaaaaaactttaaataatatattatatgataatgatatatatttagataattttaataaaaaatatcaaaGTCAGAAggttataaatattataagttttttagataataaatttattcAAAGTGTAAGTAGTTCAGAAAGATGTGGAGGTTTAATATCATTGGcatttatatctataagtcttgatgaaaaaatacaatattattttactGAAATTTTAcgtattattatatcatgTATTAATGATGCAGATTCTAAAGTTCGATATTATGTCTGTGAaagtttatataatttatgtaAGGTATCTaggaaatatatttttcataatatagAAGATATATTTGATTGTCTTTATAGAATTTTTTCAGATTCTTGTCCGAATGTAAAAAGTGGAGGAATATATTTagataatttaataaaagatttagtttgttcttataataatattttttatatttataaaattatatatatattaaaagacaaaatatatattgaaaatacAAATGTTCGTCAACTTATTATATCTTGGttgttttttttacaaaatatacctactataaatatatttgaatatttccatttttttattaaagaTCTTTTCTTAATGTTATCtgatgaaaataaagatattcAAAAACAAGCCAATCAATGtttagatatatatatagataaaataGTAACATCGAATTATGAACAGTGTAGAACTTTTTTTAAGCATATAGCATATGTGATTTTAGAATTTTGTGGACACAAAAATACTGTAATTAAACATAAAAGTTTATTATGgatatatcattttattaatattctaaatattcatttttataatatatttgattcatcaaccaaaaaaaataacacATTCTTAATAGAATtgttgaaaaaaattatagCATCTACATCAGATGTATGTTTTGATATACATTATACAGCACGAAAATGTAATGAGTTGTTAATAAGTTATGTaaaatttacatatttaGAATCTGCTCCATTAATAACAAAATTGGTTTGTTTAATTATCAATACTAAAATTGATAAGAGTGAATTAGTTGTTAGCGCAAATAAGGATAGtacaaattataaaaattatcagaagaaatatttctcaagaagaaaaaaattacataaGGATTTAATGTATGATCGAGGAAACAATTTGCCAGATGGTGTAATTCCTTCTCAGGggtataataataatgagaTGACTgttgaagaaaataataaaatggCTGATCAAGAAGATAACAAGTTGAATAATCTTGTTAAACAACATGAGAATATATCTAACAAAGGACGAAACGAAAGTagtattataaaaaataaaaatgatgatgataatgaaaatgattattctatatataaagatgatgaaagttatattacaaatataggaaatgaaagaaaggtaaaaaattctttatttcataatgatgaaaatgaCGTAGAAGAAGATTCGTTGTTAAATGTAAATTGTTTTAATAATGTTACAGCAGAAGATGAAGattttatacatatgaATGACACAGATAAGAAAGATAATAGGAGAGATCAAAATGGATCTTATAATAAAgcaaataataaagaaattattaatgctaataataaaaaaaaaaatgataaacATAAAGacaataaaaatgatgataataataataataataataataaaaataatattaatgatgttaaatataataatgataataatagCCTCAATAACAGCAATGATAATGCTAGCGAGTCGTTAAGCTTTGaatcatataatttgttttataaaaaagagaaTTATTCCTATGAAGGACAAAATAAACCTTTAAATACACAAACATcaaaagaagaaaattataattgtaaaattatttataatcATGAGAAGTTAATAAACgaattaaaagaaaaaaaactaTTAATGGGTGATGTAAGTAAAGGTGAAgcatattatataaataaaattataaaaaaaaaaggaaataataataatattgatgataatgaagatgattattttaatgataatgatgatgacgatgatgatgatgataatatattttatgataatttagaaaaaaggaatatatatcCAGTTATTACATGTTTACAATGGTTAattgaaatattaatatataaaagtaatgaaataaaaacatattatgatgaaattattatatgtatatttaaatgtttaaaaaatgatgataataaagTATTGTTATTATCACTAACTGTATTATCAGCTATGTGTGGTACAgttgataataaatttcatttttatgaaaaaataagtttaaatttaataaacatatttaaaaatgatgaaaatttattaatacataaaGGCAAAGTTATAGTTCAACATATATCTAGAtgtttaaataataaaaagttttatgcatatttatgttatttacttataaaagaaaataattttacaTTTGTAAATAAATTTGTACAAGTTTTAAATTGGGTTTTATTAACATCTGATGAAACGAAATATTTAAGAAATGtattatttcttaaaaaatattataatatattctcACTTATATTAATAGCATGGTTTCATAATCCTTTATCAGctatatcttttttattatggTTACAGAAATATGAACTAgcttattatatatcatcatatttAACTTTATTGGATGTTAATTCAGATTTCTTTCATCAACTTGataatttcattttcttATTTGAATCACCAGTATTTTCAAAACAAAGaattcatttaatatatccAAAGAATTATccatttttaattaaatcCTTAATGATACTTTCTTTAATGTTACCACTTAATACATCTAACAATATTTTACAAAAGAGATTACAAATATCTCAATTGTCTATATTAACAAGTAATGAAAAAATGCACACTTTTTTTGATATACATAATCATAATGGATTATATCACATTGAAgataattatgataataaagaaatagataataaaataaatgaacaagacaaattaaaaaaacGTGAAAGTTGtcaattaaatatatatgaaaatacAGAGGAATTTATTCAATTATGTAAAATGGGAAATGAAGAACAAAcaaaagaatataatattttagaAAAAACAGATACTGAAAAACATAATGAAGAAGAACTATGGAATAATagatataattatttattaactaacataaaaagaaaattcTTAAAAGATACTATAACAAATgataatcataataataatactcATAGAgtttcatataaaaatgacGAATGTAACGAatttgttcatatattCAAAACGGTATTAAAAActcataaaataattaaatattattcttaa
- a CDS encoding ubiquitin-activating enzyme E1 — protein sequence MQNKAPPLKKQRTDESVKPTEFDKSSESWKRIDCLEKMTENKIDTDLYSRQLGTYGFDLMNKLVKLNVLIINVKGVGLECAKNLILSGPQSVCIYDNDICEISDIGVNFYINKKDVEEKSCRSDAVLKELQELNNYVHIYNYKGEIEKKWLENFDVVICCDINKEDLIKYNNMIRSIDKKKIAFLSCNIYGLCGYIFVDFNKDFICYDSNGEQVKSCNVSKISKELEGKVSFDFDKTSPFEEGDYVQFSNVEGMTEINNKIYKIKNLKKYTFEIGDTSTFSDYIKGGLCTQVKKHLKLNFYPYEYICMNPLNNENISNNEHKANENDKNFLDSCNNIIYENVPLPNSFIISDYAKFDMSNHLHYSIQALKWYELQNEKKLPENSDEDALEKIYNYAVTLNNKDKEQKKPYAVDELKKNVVYNVSRYSRSHIAPVASFFGGLLAQEVIKFTGKYMPIYQLLYLDFFECISLNEKVDMNEIKKMNCKNDNIITVFGKSFQKKLNDLNVFLVGSGALGCEYAKLFSLLDMCTKRSEEYPNMNENNIDNNSSYCGKLTITDNDNIEVSNLNRQFLFRREHVGKSKSLVSSEIIKKKNNNMNVQSLETKVGAENEHIFNEQFWSKQNIIVNALDNIQARQYVDNKCVWYSKPLFESGTLGTKGNVQVIIPYLTQSYNDSYDPPEDSIPLCTLKHFPYDIVHTIEYARDIFQGLFYNTPLSIKQFLNDKEEYINKIQEEGNNASLLENLQNVINSLKEISSQCNFDFCIKKSVELFHNNFINQINQLLYSFPLDYKLSSGEYFWVGQKKPPQPIVFDVNDEMIQEFLLSTSNLLAQVYNIPPCFDINYIINVAKKIEVKPFQPKKVKINMDEKNLNNISISFTEEEKIIDDFCKELLNIPTNNININPIEFDKDEQTNLHVNFIYSFANLRAINYKINTCDKLKAKIVAGKIIPALATTTSIITGLVGIELLKYVNYYDNIQAYVKLSEEQRKKQKHDVLSYFKNAFINSALPLFLFSEPMPPLRMMDKEYDELMKGPVKAIPNGFSSWDKIVISIKNGTIKDLIDHINEKYSIDVNLISVGNACLFNCYLPAHNKERLNKPIHELYKQISKQNLLEDKNYIIVEASCSDQDLVDVLIPSIQFIYK from the exons atgCAAAACAAAGCCCCACCCTTG aaaaaaCAAAGAACAGACGAATCTGTGAAACCTACCGAATTTGATAAGAGCAGTGAAAGTTGGAAAAGAATTGATTGTTTAGAAAAGATGACAGAAAATAAGATAGATACAGATTTATATTCCAGACAATTAGGAACCTACGGTTTTGATTTAATGAATAAATTAGTGAAGTTAAATgttttaattataaatgtTAAAGGTGTTGGTTTGGAGTGTGCAAAGAATTTGATATTATCTGGACCACAATCTGTTtgtatatatgataatgatatatGTGAGATAAGTGATATTGGtgtaaatttttatattaataagaAAGATGTTGAAGAGAAGAGTTGTCGAAGTGATGCAgtattaaaagaattacaagaattaaataattatgtacatatatataattataaaggagaaatagaaaaaaaatggtTAGAAAATTTTGATGTGGTTATATGTTgtgatataaataaagaagatttaataaaatataataatatgataagaagtatagataaaaaaaaaatagcATTTTTAAGTTGCAATATATATGGATTATGTggttatatttttgttgattttaataaagattttatatgttatgATTCAAATGGAGAACAAGTTAAGAGTTGTAATGTTAGTAAGATTAGTAAAGAGTTAGAAGGAAAAGTTTCATTTGATTTTGATAAAACATCACCATTTGAAGAAGGTGATTATGTACAATTTAGTAATGTAGAAGGAATGACagaaattaataataaaatttataaaataaaaaatttgaaaaaatatactttTGAAATTGGTGATACTAGTACATTTAGTGATTATATTAAAGGTGGATTATGTACACAAGTAAAAAAACATTTgaaattaaatttttatccatatgaatatatatgtatgaatCCACTAAATAATGAGAATATATCTAATAATGAACACAAAGctaatgaaaatgataaaaacTTTTTAGATAGttgtaataatatcatatatgAAAATGTGCCTTTACCcaattcttttattatatcagATTATGCTAAATTTGATATGAGTAATCATTTACATTATTCTATACAAGCTTTAAAATGGTATGAAttacaaaatgaaaaaaagtTACCTGAAAATTCAGATGAAGATGCATtagaaaaaatttataattatgctgttacattaaataataaagataaagaACAAAAGAAACCTTACGCTGTTGAcgaattaaaaaaaaatgttgTTTATAATGTTTCTAGATATTCTAGATCTCATATTGCACCTGTGGCATCATTTTTTGGTGGTTTGTTAGCTCAAGAAGTTATAAAATTTACAGGAAAATATATGCCTATATATCAATTATTATACTTGGACTTTTTTGAATGTATTTcattaaatgaaaaagtagatatgaatgaaattaaaaaaatgaattgtaagaatgataatattataacaGTTTTTGGAAAATcttttcaaaaaaaattaaatgatttGAATGTCTTTTTAGTAGGTTCAGGTGCTTTAGGATGTGAATACGCAAAATTGTTTTCTTTATTAGATATGTGTACAAAACGTTCTGAAGAATATCCtaatatgaatgaaaataatatagataataattcatCTTATTGTGGTAAACTAACCATAACagataatgataatatagAAGTATCAAATTTAAATCGACAATTTTTGTTTAGAAGAGAACATGTTGGTAAATCAAAATCATTAGTTTCATCtgaaattattaaaaaaaaaaataataatatgaatgtCCAATCTTTAGAAACTAAGGTTGGTGCTGaaaatgaacatatatttaatgaaCAATTTTGGAgtaaacaaaatattatagtAAATGCTTTAGATAATATTCAAGCTAGACAATATGTTGATAATAAATGTGTTTGGTATAGTAAGCCATTATTTGAATCAGGAACATTAGGTACTAAAGGAAATGTTCAAGTTATTATACCATATCTAACACAATCATATAATGATAGTTATGATCCTCCTGAAGATTCAATTCCTCTTTGTACTTTGAAACATTTTCCTTATGATATTGTACATACCATTGAATATGCTAGAGATATATTTCAAGgattattttataatactCCTTTAAGTATTAAacaatttttaaatgataaagaagaatatattaataaaatacaaGAAGAAGGTAATAATGCATCGTTATTAGAAAATTTAcaaaatgttataaattctttaaaagaaatttcATCCCAATGTAATTTTGATTTTTGTATAAAGAAATCTGTCGAAttatttcataataattttatcaATCAAATTAACCAACTCTTATATTCATTTCCATTAGATTATAAATTATCAAGTGGTGAATATTTTTGGGTCGGACAAAAAAAACCACCACAACCAATAGTTTTTGATGTAAATGATGAAATGATTCaagaatttttattaagtACATCTAACCTTCTTGCACaagtatataatattccTCCATGTTTTgatattaattatattattaatgtTGCTAAGAAAATAGAAGTAAAACCTTTTCAACCTAAAAAAGTCAAAATTAATATGGATGAAAAGAAtctaaataatatttcCATATCATTTAcagaagaagaaaaaattattgaTGATTTCTGtaaagaattattaaacataccaacaaataatattaatataaatccTATTGAATTTGATAAAGATGAACAAACCAATTTACAtgttaattttatttattcatttgCAAATTTAAGAGCTATcaattataaaattaatacatGTGATAAATTAAAGGCAAAAATAGTTGCAGGCAAAATTATACCTGCACTAGCTACTACTACATCTATTATTACTGGTTTGGTAGGTATTGAATTATTGaaatatgtaaattattatgataatatacAAGCATATGTGAAATTATCAGAAGAACAAAggaaaaaacaaaaacatGATGTCTTATcttattttaaaaatgcCTTCATAAATTCGGCTCTACCCTTATTCCTTTTTTCGGAGCCTATGCCTCCTCTAAGAATGATGGACAAGGAATATGATGAATTAATGAAGGGTCCTGTTAAGGCCATTCCCAATGGTTTTAGTTCATGGGACAAGATAGTCATATCGATAA aAAATGGTACCATTAAAGATTTAATTGATCATATTAACGAGAAATATTCCATTGATGTAAATTTGATATCTGTTGGGAATGCATGTTTATTTAACTGTTATTTGCCTGCACACAACAAGGAAAGATTAAACAAACCCATAcatgaattatataaacaaatatcaaaacaaaatttattggaagataaaaattatattattgttgaAGCAAGCTGTAGTGACCAAGACCTCGTAGATGTCTTAATACCATCAATTcaatttatatacaaatga
- a CDS encoding hypothetical protein (conserved Plasmodium protein, unknown function) → MIIKKRKKKNSRNTYFIYILFILYVIQMKILLSKELSYCNLQIQTKDKVRPRCMLKKSHVDNSKYTFFFHDIKRNKKKNMCKLYFVNNNNNIVRIKKGPRKRKTINNIEENNFICNLFGRKNIIKDDVTVAINNSNKLVNNIDNNCSSNNINSNNISNNNNNNNNNDIIKKSSDLIKHLNFKFDEECNDIMIRIGNFLEVSPHLLFKDVCVNLNKLFTNLYTNDNANIPFGSTEHTLNVTDDVIKLNKFKIYCVLGLKVLRTFLIKYLRSIKLCIPVEVRKRYIYDFLKVEYISKVYQEKYNLIDYKIFSNISDKLKTKLIYMYLSLNPRDVPNVLIRIFKAANYNDEKELLYNYIKRCTFTSRGGKRFSKIINKEYITLYDKEKLIKKHSCEQDILWMRFFSLVKEHNNEIINKKKILRETYRLVFSKINFFDEKIVNLFKKKGFEIFDQNISQNLNINKYIKLSTNDNIQNHNDFTTKDKLIIGHYRKLSILNYIHNLKYFILDYIQKTQTLHHNFYLLKKNINHTKNIYYDDTISKNTNLYHFTNFKKDEQVDTVVDNIEQNITNIDCHNNDKQNINKINDNNNDNNINCHHDNIVTSNVMNTPNNIQPEKIQHDKMEQSNNINVKNNETNKLSQTDINLYCDNIINNTIDTILDIMMESSGFKNVKTIMGIYTSLLNNKDLKLIDFKNKF, encoded by the coding sequence atgatcataaaaaagagaaagaaaaaaaattcaagAAACAcatatttcatatatatactgTTCATCCTGTACGTAATtcaaatgaaaatattattatcaaaagAACTTTCTTATTGTAATTTACAAATTCAAACTAAAGATAAAGTAAGACCCCGTTGTATGTTAAAAAAGTCACATGTTGATAATAGTAAgtatacatttttttttcatgacatcaaaagaaataaaaaaaagaacatGTGTAAACTATACTTtgtgaataataataataatatagtGCGTATAAAAAAGGGTCCAAGGAAACGTAAGAccattaataatattgaagaaaataactttatatgtaatttatttggaagaaaaaatattataaaagaCGATGTAACAGTAGCTATTAATAACTCGAATAAATTAGTTAACAACattgataataattgtagtagtaataatattaatagcaataatataagtaataacaataataataataataataatgatattataaaaaaaagttcTGATTTAATTAAACACTTAAACTTTAAGTTTGACGAAGAATGTAACGATATTATGATCCGAATAGGAAATTTTTTAGAAGTGTCACcacatttattatttaaagaTGTTTGTGTgaatttaaataaattatttacaaACTTATATACAAATGATAATGCAAATATTCCTTTTGGTAGTACAGAGCATACATTAAATGTGACTGATGATGTTATTAAActtaataaatttaaaatatattgtgTATTAGGTTTAAAAGTATTAAGAACATTTCTAATAAAATATCTAAGAAGTATTAAATTATGTATTCCTGTCGAAGtaagaaaaagatatatatatgattttttaaaagtagaatatatatcaaaagtatatcaagaaaaatataatttaatcgattataaaatattttcaaatatatctgataaattaaaaacaaaattaatatatatgtatttatcattaaatCCAAGAGATGTGCCAAACGTTTTAATAAGAATTTTCAAAGCTGcaaattataatgatgaaaaagaattattatataattatataaaacgTTGTACATTTACATCCAGAGGTGGAAAAAGATTTTctaaaattattaataaagaatatattacattatatgataaagaaaaattaattaaGAAACATTCATGTGAACAAGATATATTATGGATGAGATTTTTTTCTTTAGTTAAAGAACATAATAACGAAatcataaataaaaaaaaaatattaagaGAAACATATCGTCTTGTCTTTAgtaaaattaatttttttgatgaaaaaatagttaacctatttaaaaaaaaaggattTGAAATTTTTGATCAAAATATAAGtcaaaatttaaatataaataaatatataaaactttcaacaaatgataatatacaaaatcATAACGATTTCACAACAAAagataaattaataattggacattatagaaaattgtcaatattaaattatatccataatttgaaatattttattcttgATTATATTCAAAAGACACAAACATTACATCATAATTTctatttattaaaaaaaaatattaaccatacaaaaaatatttattatgatgatacaatatctaaaaatacaaatttatatcattttaCAAATTTCAAAAAAGATGAACAAGTAGATACTGTAGTGGATAATAtagaacaaaatataacaaaCATTGATTGTCATAATAACgataaacaaaatataaataaaattaacgacaataataatgataataatattaactGTCATCATGACAATATTGTTACTTCTAATGTAATGAATACACCTAATAATATTCAACCAGAAAAAATACAACATGATAAAATGGAACaatcaaataatattaatgttaagaataatgaaacaaataaattatcaCAAACAGATATAAACTTATATtgtgataatattataaataatactATAGATACTATTTTAGATATTATGATGGAAAGTTCAGGATTCAAAAACGTCAAAACAATCATGGGAATATATACTTCCTTGTTAAATAATAAGgatttaaaattaattgacttcaaaaataaattctaa